One window from the genome of Nicotiana sylvestris chromosome 9, ASM39365v2, whole genome shotgun sequence encodes:
- the LOC138877920 gene encoding uncharacterized protein: MSYIQGDGEIDEDFTHRIGVGWRLASGVLCDKKVPSILKGKFYRAVVRSSMLYRAECCPVKNSHIQKMKVAEMRMLRWMCGHTRIDNIRNEDIWEKVGVASVDDKMHEARLRWFGHARRRSLDAPVKRCELLALGGTRIGRGRPKKYWGEVIRQDMTRLQISEDMALDRKV; this comes from the coding sequence ATGTCGTATATTCAAGGGGATGGAGAGATTGACGAGGACTTCACTCACCGCATAGGAGTGGGGTGGAGGCTAGCATCTGGAGTCttatgtgacaagaaagtgccatcgatactcaaaggtaagttttatagggCGGTGGTTAGATCGTCCATGTTGTATAGGGCAGAGTGTTGCCCAGTTAAGAActctcatatccagaagatgaaggtagctgagatgaggatgttgaggtggatgtgtgggcacactaggatagataatattaggaatgaagatatttgggagaaggtgggtgtggcctctgtggatgacaagatgcaTGAAgcaaggctcagatggttcggacacGCGCGGAGGAGAAGTCTAGATGCTCCGGTGAAGAGGTGTGAGCTGCTGGCTTTAGGGGGTACCAGAATAGGTAGAGGACGGCCTaaaaagtattggggagaggtgatcaggcaggacatgacacgattgcagatttccgaggacatggcccttgataggaaggtctag